Proteins encoded in a region of the Diabrotica undecimpunctata isolate CICGRU chromosome 10, icDiaUnde3, whole genome shotgun sequence genome:
- the LOC140451927 gene encoding uncharacterized protein, whose translation MDSVYPSTSTSPIPSTSTSCEINSGACHLCSKIFKNVELRNRHIKRIHKIDMSIKKINHIICPLCEQETNLKSHENLRKHLKENHQVSIELINFEFSSLQEYETWKDMQKLETSYAKQRAVRKKEYKIVYYHCNRSNLNGYKPNYKIRTEKSGGSIKIKGVCPSRLICKLRDQGQVSVRYWKTHVGHKEELRTMHLSKAEEKMIVEKLTSGVPFSRILEDSRKLETPKLERLALLTSKDLSNLSRKYNTYKKRDQNDMVATALKVQEWNDNNKNYAFLFKKEGEQHDVLKKEDFALGFMNSVMEDKLREFPSIICMDGTHGTNKRGMDLTVVLIKDDRNTGFPVAFLLTNRLDQLVQEVFLGALKNRMQTGIHAEHFMSDDDGKYYDAWVKIMGNQPKRLLCTWHVVKNWNIQGKKKIMDPILKKQMKTEMKRIINETDEDRFIELCNKYIIKLQEANEIAFFNYLTRYYFQNEERIKMWAHCYRRNSGINTNMAIESFNNLLKTNHLRRNAAVRIEKLLDTIEDLVDIKMWKRIIDIERPNANNYQDRVISKAHKLAETMKNKVEVKRNVKVYGQFQVKSFRDPNKLYNVNIRQVCENECKTLYCRVCKICIHRYQCECAEYVVRNTLCKHVHLVRMHEEREGTNSVLDDAARCLAETSIIKSKHQEEINEFVRGKVEQTNVIQENTKRCLQKENVKNVVDSLDDLDDEIYTEAHDDIMRIAQKVKRKMKGKYQETTKDITKKRKMEKQEYFSSNKKKN comes from the exons ATGGATTCTGTCTATCCATCTACTTCAACAAGCCCTATTCCATCTACTTCAACAAGCTGTGAAATTAACTCAGGAGCCTGCCATCTTTgcagcaaaatatttaaaaatgtggaATTACGAAATCGTCATATCAAAAGAATACATAAAATAGATATGTCGATTAAGAAAATTAATCACATTATTTGTCCCTTATGTGAACAAGAAACTAATTTAAAAAGCCATGAGAACTtacgaaaacatttaaaggagaACCACCAGGTGAgtattgaattaataaattttgaattttctagtttACAAGAATATGAGACATGGAAAGACATGCAGAAATTGGAGACAAGTTATGCTAAACAGAGAGCAGTTCGTAAAAAGGAGTATAAGATAGTATATTATCATTGTAACAGAAGTAACTTGAATG GATATAAGCCCAACTATAAAATTAGGACGGAGAAATCTGGtggatcaattaaaattaaaggagtGTGTCCCTCCAGGCTGATTTGCAAACTGAGAGATCAAGGACAAGTTTCAGTCAGGTATTGGAAAACACATGTTGGACATAAAGAGGAATTAAGAACCATGCATCTGTCAAAAGCAGAAGAAAAAATGATTGTAGAGAAGTTAACATCTGGGGTGCCATTTAGCAGAATTTTAGAAGATTCAAGAAAATTGGAAACACCAAAACTAGAAAGACTTGCCCTATTAACAAGTAAAGATCTCTCAAATTTGTCCAGGAAGTATAATACATATAAGAAACGAGATCAAAATGATATGGTAGCAACGGCTTTAAAGGTTCAGGAATGGAATGATAACAACAAGAATTACGCTTTCTTATTCAAGAAGGAAG gagaaCAACATGATGtacttaaaaaagaagattttgccCTAGGATTCATGAATTCTGTCATGGAAGATAAATTAAGAGAATTCCCTAGCATAATTTGTATGGATGGTACACACGGCACAAACAAGAGGGGAATGGATTTAACAGTGGTGCTTATTAAAGATGACAGGAATACAGGATTTCCAGTTGCGTTCTTACTGACAAACAGATTGGACCAACTAGTTCAAGAGGTTTTTTTAG GTGCCCTCAAGAACAGAATGCAGACCGGAATTCATGCAGAACATTTTATGAGTGACGATGATGGAAAATATTATGATGCATGGGTGAAGATTATGGGCAACCAACCAAAAAGGCTTTTATGTACGTGGCACGTCGTGAAAAATTGGAATATTCAagggaagaagaaaataatgGATCCAATTTtgaagaaacaaatgaaaactgagatgaaAAGAATTATTAATGAAACAGATGAAGATAGATTTATAGAGTtgtgtaataaatatataatcaaatTGCAAGAGGCAAATGAGATAGCTTTTTTTAATTATCTGACAcg gtattaCTTTCAGAATGAAGAGAGAATCAAAATGTGGGCCCACTGTTATAGAAGAAATTCAGGAATCAACACCAATATGGCGATCGAATCATTCAACAACTTATTAAAAACGAACCATCTAAGAAGAAATGCAGCAGTGAGAATTGAAAAATTATTGGACACAATCGAAGATTTAGTAGATATCAAAATGTGGAAGAGGATTATAGACATTGAAAGACCAAATGCGAACAATTATCAAGACAGGGTTATATCAAAAGCACACAAATTGGCAGAAACGATGAAAAACAAAGTGGAGGTTAAGAGAAATGTGAAGGTATATGGTCAATTTCAGGTAAAGTCATTTAGAGAtcctaataaattatataatgtaaATATAAGGCAAGTATGTGAAAATGAATGTAAGACATTGTATTGTAGAGTatgtaaaatttgtattcatcGCTACCAGTGTGAGTGTGCTGAATATGTGGTGAGGAATACCTTGTGTAAGCATGTGCACTTGGTGAGAATGCATGAGGAGCGTGAGGGAACTAACTCTGTTTTAGATGATGCTGCAAGGTGTTTGGCAGAAACTTCAATTATCAAATCAAAGCATCAGGAGGAAATTAATGAGTTTGTCAGAGGGAAGGTAGAACAGACAAATGTGATCCAGGAAAACACCAAGCGATGTCTTCAAAAAGAAAATGTCAAAAATGTCGTAGACAGCTTAGATGACTTAGATGATGAAATTTATACAGAAGCACATGACGATATTATGAGAATTGCTCAAAAAGTAAAGCGTAAGATGAAGGGAAAATATCAGGAAACCACTAAGGATATTACAAAGAagcgaaaaatggaaaagcaggaatatttttcttccaataaaaaaaaaaactaa